One Candidatus Wallbacteria bacterium DNA segment encodes these proteins:
- a CDS encoding zinc ribbon domain-containing protein → MIRCQACQRTVADGFNFCPYCGSEFSAEKIASENSLSGKPVHFPKDYWRRALVTVNRAWRLVLSSLNDYMVACLITATAYILLKLVLGYNPSVMDRQTTFAEAGLAPQIRNIMLIMLPFFALETVHCMFYSMHIAGLRGSRPCISDFLSSFRRRPFSP, encoded by the coding sequence GTGATTAGATGCCAAGCGTGCCAGAGGACGGTAGCGGACGGATTCAATTTCTGCCCTTATTGCGGCAGCGAATTCAGCGCTGAAAAAATTGCATCTGAGAACAGCCTGTCAGGCAAACCTGTGCATTTTCCAAAAGATTACTGGCGCAGAGCATTGGTAACGGTGAACCGCGCATGGCGGCTCGTGTTATCATCCTTGAACGATTACATGGTTGCCTGCCTTATCACAGCAACAGCCTACATACTCCTGAAACTTGTCCTGGGCTATAATCCTTCAGTCATGGATAGGCAGACGACTTTTGCCGAGGCGGGTTTGGCGCCTCAGATAAGGAACATCATGTTAATTATGCTGCCGTTCTTTGCCCTGGAAACTGTTCACTGCATGTTTTATTCCATGCATATAGCAGGGTTAAGGGGAAGCAGGCCCTGCATTTCAGATTTTCTCTCATCATTCAGGCGACGGCCTTTTTCGCCATGA
- a CDS encoding N-acetylmuramoyl-L-alanine amidase produces MKNGLIICIIILFIIQPVKATEYDPQEMLKIVETLSDASPEDVALWRHYLNRSKASSGDVREMIAQAAAEFKVPAQLLEAVGYVENNWMQIGPTIDRGWGVMHLVENDYCDTLGDAAVLLGVARQVLKDDPLQNIRGAAALLASYAREISLVPSRLEDWVEPLKKLTGLDGAELQEMQTRLYYSVLANGVVETNLFNQKVEIIADTRLNLAEVDKKLTRFNAVKGGSDRAAEYPGAVASFINCNYKEGRSHQIDTWVEHWMGEGTYAGCISWFHNSSAKASTHFAIRHTDGEITQMVSVNDTSWNCGSSASKDNNSRSIAIEHEATLAHPEWWGSDAMQKGSAKLTRFFCDKYQIPIKRGSPGIEEHQNMPGCSTDCAGNIPWDKLMALISGNDPNIDPTPNPNPNPNPDNQTKTGVIKPTVGANVRKGPSTNDAKITALSKGVKVTVTGKVAGTVYGEAGDWYSVVIPDGRKGYIYAPLVAVDWKSRWIDEEDITEGPPAG; encoded by the coding sequence ATGAAGAATGGGCTCATCATATGTATCATCATACTCTTTATCATCCAGCCCGTAAAAGCGACTGAATACGATCCCCAGGAGATGCTCAAGATTGTCGAGACTTTATCCGACGCATCCCCCGAAGATGTTGCCTTGTGGCGCCATTATCTCAACCGCAGTAAGGCTTCTTCCGGAGATGTCAGGGAAATGATCGCTCAGGCTGCTGCCGAGTTCAAAGTGCCTGCTCAGCTGCTTGAAGCAGTGGGATACGTTGAAAACAACTGGATGCAGATCGGCCCAACAATCGACCGGGGCTGGGGTGTGATGCATCTGGTTGAAAACGATTACTGCGACACTCTGGGCGATGCCGCTGTCCTGCTTGGAGTCGCGCGGCAGGTCCTGAAAGACGATCCTCTGCAGAACATCCGCGGGGCAGCTGCGCTTCTTGCCAGTTACGCCCGCGAAATTTCGCTTGTCCCGTCCCGGCTGGAAGACTGGGTGGAACCGCTCAAAAAACTCACCGGTCTTGATGGAGCAGAACTGCAGGAGATGCAGACACGGCTTTATTACAGCGTTTTGGCAAATGGTGTAGTTGAAACCAACCTGTTCAACCAGAAAGTGGAAATCATAGCGGATACCAGGCTGAATCTCGCAGAAGTGGATAAGAAACTGACCCGTTTCAATGCTGTAAAGGGCGGATCAGACCGTGCAGCCGAATATCCCGGAGCTGTTGCCAGTTTTATTAATTGTAATTATAAAGAAGGCCGCAGTCATCAGATCGACACCTGGGTCGAGCACTGGATGGGAGAAGGAACATACGCAGGATGCATATCCTGGTTTCACAACAGCTCTGCCAAGGCCAGCACTCATTTCGCGATCCGCCACACTGACGGTGAAATTACCCAGATGGTCTCTGTTAATGACACATCCTGGAATTGCGGATCATCAGCCAGCAAAGACAACAATTCCCGCTCCATCGCAATCGAGCACGAAGCCACCCTGGCTCATCCGGAATGGTGGGGAAGTGATGCCATGCAGAAAGGCAGCGCCAAGCTCACCAGATTTTTCTGCGACAAGTATCAGATCCCGATCAAGCGCGGTTCCCCTGGCATTGAAGAGCATCAGAATATGCCAGGCTGCAGCACTGACTGCGCTGGGAACATTCCCTGGGACAAGCTGATGGCTTTGATTTCAGGTAACGATCCGAACATTGATCCTACACCAAATCCGAACCCAAACCCGAATCCTGATAATCAGACAAAAACCGGAGTGATCAAACCTACAGTCGGCGCAAACGTGCGCAAAGGACCAAGCACTAATGACGCCAAAATCACAGCTCTTTCCAAAGGTGTCAAAGTCACTGTGACAGGCAAGGTGGCAGGCACTGTTTACGGCGAAGCAGGAGACTGGTATTCAGTGGTCATTCCAGACGGCCGCAAAGGCTATATTTATGCTCCGCTCGTAGCTGTGGACTGGAAATCCCGCTGGATCGACGAAGAGGACATCACAGAAGGCCCGCCTGCAGGATAA